A single Anopheles funestus chromosome 2RL, idAnoFuneDA-416_04, whole genome shotgun sequence DNA region contains:
- the LOC125762682 gene encoding rab GDP dissociation inhibitor alpha: protein MDEEYDAIVLGTGLKECILSGMLSVSGKKVLHIDRNKYYGGESASITPLEDLFSRFAVDLPEGKYGRGRDWNVDLIPKFLMANGLLVKLLIHTGVTRYLEFKSVEGSYVYKGGKISKVPVDQKEALASDLMGLFEKRRFRNFLIYVQDFVADDPKTWKDFDPSTKDMQALYEKFGLEKSTQDFTGHALALYRDDSYLTEPAIKTINRIKLYSDSLARYGKSPYLYPMYGLGELPQGFARLSAIYGGTYMLDKPIDEIVYDASGKVVGVRSGEEVAKCKQVYCDPTYVPNKVRISGKVIRCICLLDHPIPNTKDALSTQIIIPQMQVDRKSDIYVSLISSTHQVSAKGWFIAMVSTTVETGNPEAEIKPGLDLLGPIAQKFMSITDYYEPTDEGLQSQVFISQSYDATTHFETTCLDVLDIFKRGTGEDFDFSKIKQELGDEEQ, encoded by the exons ATGGATGAGGAATACGACGCGATCGTGCTCGGAACCGGCCTGAAGGAGTGCATCCTCAGTGGAATGCTGTCCGTGTCGGGCAAGAAAGTGTTGCACATCGACCGAAATAAGTATTATGGTGGTGAATCGGCTTCGATTACGCCCCTCGAGGATTTGTTCTCTCGGTTCGCCGTGGACCTGCCGGAGGGAAAGTATGGTCGCGGTCGGGACTGGAATGTAGATTTGATTCCCAAATTCCTAATGGCCAACGGGCTGCTGGTGAAGCTGCTGATACACACGGGTGTGACCCGTTATTTGGAGTTTAAGTCAGTTGAAGGGAGCTACGTTTACAAAGGTGGTAAAATTTCCAAAGTTCCGGTCGATCAAAAGGAGGCTCTCGCGTCGGATCTGATGG GACTGTTTGAGAAACGACGCTTCCGGAACTTCCTGATCTACGTGCAGGACTTTGTCGCGGACGATCCAAAAACATGGAAGGACTTTGACCCATCCACCAAGGACATGCAGGCCTTGTACGAAAAGTTCGGACTGGAAAAGAGCACTCAAGATTTCACCGGTCACGCACTGGCCCTGTATCGAGATGATTCGTATCTTACCGAGCCGGCCATCAAAACGATCAATCGCATTAAGCTGTACTCGGACTCGCTGGCACGTTACGGCAAGTCGCCGTATCTGTACCCAATGTACGGTTTGGGAGAACTGCCCCAGGGCTTTGCACGACTATCGGCTATATACGGCGGTACGTACATGCTAGACAAGCCGATCGATGAAATTGTGTACGATGCCAGCGGAAAAGTCGTCGGCGTACGTTCCGGCGAAGAGGTGGCCAAATGTAAACAGGTCTACTGCGATCCCACCTATGTACCAAACAAG GTACGCATCTCGGGAAAGGTTATTCGCTGCATTTGCTTGCTGGATCACCCGATCCCGAATACGAAGGATGCCCTTTCGACTCAGATCATCATTCCACAGATGCAGGTCGACCGCAAGTCGGACATTTACGTATCGCTCATCAGCTCGACGCATCAGGTATCGGCCAAAGGATGGTTCATTGCCATGGTATCCACCACGGTGGAAACCGGCAACCCCGAGGCAGAGATTAAACCCGGTCTTGATCTGCTCGGGCCGATCGCACAAAAGTTCATGTCCATTACGGATTACTACGAACCAACCGACGAAGGTTTGCAGTCCCAGGTGTTCATCTCGCAGTCGTACGATGCAACCACACACTTTGAAACCACCTGTCTGGATGTGCTTGACATTTTCAAGCGCGGCACCGGCGAGGACTTTGACTTTTCCAAAATCAAGCAGGAACTTGGTGACGAGGAGCAGTAA